In a single window of the Streptomyces sp. NBC_00353 genome:
- a CDS encoding S41 family peptidase, producing MSDDVAYLRFPHLHEDLLCFAAEDDLWVAPLVPEGNRPGRAWRVTVDRTRVSHPRFSPDGTRIAYTTWRSLDPEIHLAPVEGGPARRLTYWGATDARVRGWTPEPGEQSHILAVSSHAQPFSYFSWAYSVPTDGSPGGKLPWGPVADIAVADIDGERRTLLLTGTPPHEPAAWKRYRGGAMGRLWLHGVRLLPDLGGHLDAPMFVGGRIAFLSDHEGVGNLYSCLHDGSDLRRHTDHDAFYARHASSDGRRVVYQCAGEVWLVDDLSPDAVPRKLEVRLGGPRAGRRTYQVPAASHVDSLSVDETGRASAVAVRGSLYWLTHRDGPARTITDTPGVRVRLPEMLGSMGQVAYVTDADGVDAIEIAYLPRATGPREPRRLASGQIGRVQELTSDPDGERLAIATNDGRLLLLETVEESTGEPTELIRSINGPVRDLAFSPDGAWLTWSHPGIGRSLRQIKLARIMGPGAPVIVDVTNGRFEDENPVFTEDGRYLAFLSWRGFDPVYDVHTGDLSFPLGCRPYLVPLSSATPSPFALSPEGRPAAGGLDPVDAPEATPVEGATVTVEFEGLENRVTPFPVTASKYSALHPVSGGGLVWLRWPISGALGETFVNPADTSGRPTLEHFNITKARKTELVGHLDWFAVSGDATRLVVMDDGELRAVPATEAGDSDSTVYLDLRRILHDVDPPAEWRQAYGEAGRIIRAYFWEPDMCGIDWEGVLDQYRPLVERVATPDEFADLLREVLGELGTSHAYVAPARRNEGPPHYQRPIGLLGANLVCRDGAWVVRRILPGDSSDSKARSPLAGTGIREGAILTHVDGRPVDPVAGPYPLLSAAGGTTVELTFQPGEGEGPARRVAIVPLIDERPLRYQDWVAKRREVVRELSGGKCGYLHIPDMGGSGWAQFNRDLRLEVSRPALIVDVRGNAGGHISELVVEKLTRTILGWDLTRNAQPVSYASNAPRGPVVALADEATSSDGDMITAAFRLLELGPVVGQRTWGGVVGMTGRHRLIDGTVITVPMNAAWFDEYGWSVENRGVEPDLEALRTPLDWAEGRHAVLDDAVHVALDLLKTQPAATPPTYETVPDRVRPPLPPR from the coding sequence GTGAGTGACGACGTCGCGTATCTCCGTTTCCCGCACCTCCACGAGGACCTGCTCTGCTTCGCGGCCGAGGACGACCTCTGGGTCGCTCCCCTCGTCCCGGAGGGCAACCGGCCCGGACGGGCGTGGCGGGTGACCGTCGACCGGACCCGGGTCAGCCACCCGCGCTTCTCCCCCGACGGGACCCGTATCGCCTACACGACCTGGCGCAGCCTCGACCCCGAGATCCATCTCGCCCCGGTCGAGGGCGGGCCGGCCCGCCGGCTCACCTACTGGGGGGCCACCGACGCCCGGGTCCGCGGCTGGACGCCCGAGCCGGGCGAGCAGTCCCACATCCTCGCCGTGTCCTCGCACGCCCAGCCGTTCTCGTACTTCTCCTGGGCCTACAGCGTCCCCACGGACGGCTCCCCCGGCGGGAAGCTCCCCTGGGGCCCGGTCGCCGACATCGCGGTCGCGGACATCGACGGCGAGCGGCGCACGCTGCTGCTCACCGGCACGCCGCCGCACGAACCGGCCGCCTGGAAGCGGTACCGGGGCGGGGCGATGGGGCGGCTGTGGCTGCACGGCGTGCGACTGCTGCCCGATCTCGGCGGCCATCTGGACGCACCGATGTTCGTCGGCGGGCGAATCGCGTTCCTCTCCGACCACGAGGGCGTCGGCAACCTCTACTCCTGTCTGCACGACGGCAGCGATCTCCGCCGCCACACCGACCACGACGCGTTCTACGCCCGGCACGCGTCCAGCGACGGGCGCCGGGTCGTCTACCAGTGCGCGGGCGAAGTGTGGCTGGTCGACGACCTGTCGCCGGACGCGGTGCCGCGGAAGCTGGAGGTCCGGCTCGGCGGGCCGCGGGCCGGACGGCGTACGTACCAGGTGCCGGCCGCCAGCCATGTCGACTCGCTGTCCGTGGACGAGACGGGCCGGGCGAGCGCCGTCGCGGTACGCGGCAGTCTGTACTGGCTCACCCACCGCGACGGGCCGGCCCGCACGATCACCGACACACCGGGGGTCCGGGTCCGGCTGCCCGAGATGCTCGGCAGCATGGGCCAGGTCGCGTACGTCACGGACGCGGACGGTGTGGACGCGATCGAGATCGCCTACCTGCCGCGCGCCACTGGTCCCCGGGAGCCGCGCCGGCTGGCCTCCGGGCAGATCGGCCGGGTCCAGGAGTTGACCTCCGACCCGGACGGGGAACGGCTCGCGATCGCGACGAACGACGGCCGCCTGCTGCTCCTGGAGACCGTCGAGGAGTCCACCGGCGAACCGACCGAACTGATCCGCTCCATCAACGGCCCCGTCCGTGATCTGGCGTTCTCGCCGGACGGCGCCTGGCTGACCTGGTCCCACCCCGGGATCGGCCGCTCGCTGCGGCAGATCAAACTGGCCCGGATCATGGGGCCCGGTGCGCCGGTGATCGTCGATGTCACCAACGGCCGCTTCGAGGACGAGAACCCGGTGTTCACGGAAGACGGCCGGTACCTCGCGTTCCTCTCCTGGCGCGGCTTCGACCCGGTGTACGACGTCCACACCGGCGACCTCTCCTTCCCGCTCGGCTGCCGCCCGTACCTGGTGCCGCTCTCCTCGGCCACCCCGTCCCCGTTCGCTCTCTCACCGGAAGGGCGCCCGGCGGCGGGCGGCCTCGACCCGGTCGACGCTCCGGAAGCGACTCCGGTCGAAGGGGCCACGGTCACGGTCGAGTTCGAGGGGCTGGAGAACCGGGTGACACCGTTCCCGGTCACCGCGTCGAAGTACTCGGCGCTCCATCCGGTCAGCGGCGGCGGGCTCGTCTGGCTGCGCTGGCCGATCTCCGGCGCGCTCGGCGAGACGTTCGTCAACCCGGCCGACACCTCGGGTCGTCCCACCCTCGAACACTTCAACATCACCAAGGCCAGGAAGACCGAACTCGTCGGCCATCTCGACTGGTTCGCCGTCAGCGGCGACGCGACACGGCTCGTCGTCATGGACGACGGCGAACTGCGGGCCGTACCGGCCACCGAGGCCGGCGACAGCGACTCGACGGTCTACCTCGACCTGCGACGGATCCTGCACGACGTCGACCCGCCGGCGGAATGGCGGCAGGCGTACGGGGAGGCGGGCCGCATCATCCGCGCCTACTTCTGGGAGCCGGACATGTGCGGCATCGACTGGGAGGGCGTGCTCGACCAGTACCGGCCGCTGGTCGAACGGGTGGCGACGCCCGACGAGTTCGCCGACCTGCTGCGCGAGGTGCTCGGCGAACTGGGCACCTCGCACGCGTACGTGGCACCCGCCCGCCGCAACGAGGGCCCGCCGCACTACCAGCGGCCGATCGGACTGCTCGGCGCGAACCTGGTGTGCCGGGACGGAGCCTGGGTGGTCCGGCGGATCCTGCCCGGCGACTCCTCGGACTCCAAGGCCCGTTCACCGCTCGCCGGCACCGGCATCCGCGAGGGCGCGATCCTCACCCATGTCGACGGCCGCCCGGTGGACCCCGTCGCAGGCCCCTACCCCCTCCTCTCCGCGGCGGGCGGCACCACGGTCGAACTCACCTTCCAGCCCGGCGAGGGCGAGGGCCCGGCGCGACGCGTCGCGATCGTTCCCCTGATCGACGAGCGGCCGCTGCGCTACCAGGACTGGGTGGCCAAACGCCGCGAAGTCGTACGCGAACTGAGCGGCGGCAAGTGCGGCTACCTGCACATCCCCGACATGGGCGGCTCGGGCTGGGCCCAGTTCAACCGGGACCTGCGTCTGGAGGTCTCCCGCCCCGCCCTGATCGTCGACGTACGCGGCAACGCGGGCGGTCACATCAGCGAGCTGGTGGTCGAGAAACTGACCCGCACGATCCTCGGCTGGGACCTGACCCGCAACGCCCAGCCGGTCTCGTACGCCTCCAACGCCCCCCGGGGCCCGGTGGTGGCCCTCGCCGACGAGGCGACATCCTCCGACGGCGACATGATCACCGCCGCGTTCCGGCTGCTGGAGCTGGGCCCGGTCGTGGGTCAGCGGACGTGGGGCGGCGTGGTCGGCATGACCGGCCGGCACCGGCTGATCGACGGCACGGTGATCACGGTGCCGATGAATGCGGCCTGGTTCGACGAGTACGGCTGGTCGGTGGAGAACCGGGGCGTGGAACCGGACCTGGAGGCCCTGCGCACCCCGCTGGACTGGGCGGAGGGCCGCCACGCGGTGCTGGACGACGCGGTGCACGTGGCGCTGGACCTCCTGAAGACCCAGCCGGCCGCCACCCCGCCCACGTACGAAACCGTGCCGGACCGGGTACGCCCGCCCCTGCCACCGAGGTGA
- a CDS encoding alpha/beta fold hydrolase: MEFSTKSGTTIAYDDRGPSDGPAVVLVHGHPFNRTMWNPQAEAVERAGHRVIVPDLRGYGESTVVPGRALLADFADDIAALLDHLGVERAAVAGLSMGGQIAMEFHRLHRARVSALVLADTSPVAETEDGKAFRNRMADRLLAEGLDGYADEVIDKMIAPYNVTGLPDVAAHVLAMMRTTAPEGAAAALRGRAERPDYRESLAGAEVPVLIVVGADDTYTPVADAEAMHRLIPQSALVVVDRAGHLPNLERPERFNAALLGFLGRL, translated from the coding sequence ATGGAGTTCAGCACGAAGAGCGGCACCACCATCGCGTACGACGACCGGGGACCCTCCGACGGTCCGGCCGTCGTTCTCGTCCACGGTCATCCGTTCAACCGGACGATGTGGAACCCGCAGGCCGAAGCGGTGGAGCGGGCCGGTCACCGGGTGATCGTGCCGGATCTGCGCGGATACGGGGAGAGCACCGTGGTGCCGGGCCGGGCCCTGCTCGCGGACTTCGCCGACGACATCGCCGCGCTCCTCGACCATCTCGGTGTCGAACGGGCCGCGGTCGCCGGCCTGTCCATGGGCGGACAGATCGCCATGGAGTTCCATCGCCTGCACCGCGCCCGGGTCTCCGCGCTGGTCCTCGCCGACACCTCCCCGGTCGCCGAGACCGAGGACGGCAAGGCCTTCCGCAACCGGATGGCCGACCGGCTGCTCGCCGAGGGTCTGGACGGGTACGCGGACGAGGTGATCGACAAGATGATCGCCCCGTACAACGTCACCGGGCTGCCGGACGTCGCCGCGCACGTCCTCGCCATGATGCGCACGACCGCTCCCGAAGGGGCTGCGGCGGCTCTGCGGGGCCGGGCCGAGCGGCCCGACTACCGGGAGTCGCTCGCCGGGGCCGAGGTGCCGGTGCTGATCGTGGTGGGTGCGGACGACACGTACACGCCGGTCGCGGACGCCGAGGCCATGCACCGGCTGATTCCGCAATCCGCGCTCGTCGTCGTCGACCGCGCCGGGCACCTGCCGAACCTGGAGCGGCCGGAGCGGTTCAACGCCGCGCTGCTCGGGTTCCTCGGAAGGCTCTAG
- a CDS encoding exodeoxyribonuclease III: protein MLTVTSVNVNGLRAAAKKGFIEWLAQTDADVICLQEVRAEPQQLAAEVREPDGWHTVHAPAAAKGRAGVSLYTRRAPERVQIGFGGFGDAGSEEFDDSGRYVEVDLPGVTVASLYLPSGEVGTERQDEKERFMGAFLSYLKGLRVRAAADGREVLVCGDWNIAHQEVDLKNWKGNKKNSGFLPEEREWLTRVFDEAAYVDVVRALHPDEEGPYSWWSYRGRAFDNDTGWRIDYQVATPGLAGRAVKAWVERAATHGERWSDHAPVTAVFNL, encoded by the coding sequence ATGCTCACCGTGACCAGCGTAAATGTGAACGGACTCCGCGCCGCCGCGAAGAAGGGCTTCATCGAGTGGCTGGCGCAGACCGACGCCGATGTGATCTGCCTGCAGGAGGTGCGGGCCGAGCCGCAGCAGCTTGCCGCGGAGGTGCGTGAGCCCGACGGCTGGCACACCGTGCACGCACCCGCCGCCGCCAAGGGGCGGGCCGGGGTCTCGCTCTACACACGCCGGGCGCCGGAGCGGGTGCAGATCGGGTTCGGCGGGTTCGGGGACGCCGGGAGCGAGGAGTTCGACGACAGCGGCCGGTACGTCGAGGTCGACCTGCCCGGTGTGACGGTGGCGAGCCTGTATCTGCCCTCCGGTGAGGTCGGCACGGAGCGGCAGGACGAGAAGGAGCGCTTCATGGGCGCGTTCCTGTCGTACCTCAAGGGGCTCAGGGTGCGGGCCGCGGCCGACGGCCGCGAGGTGCTGGTGTGCGGTGACTGGAACATCGCCCACCAGGAGGTCGACCTGAAGAACTGGAAGGGCAACAAGAAGAACTCCGGCTTCCTGCCGGAGGAGCGGGAGTGGCTGACCCGGGTCTTCGACGAGGCCGCATACGTCGATGTGGTGCGGGCGCTCCACCCGGACGAGGAAGGGCCGTACTCCTGGTGGTCCTACCGGGGGCGGGCCTTCGACAACGACACGGGCTGGCGCATCGACTACCAGGTGGCCACGCCCGGTCTCGCCGGGCGTGCGGTGAAGGCGTGGGTCGAGCGGGCCGCCACGCATGGCGAGCGGTGGAGCGACCACGCGCCGGTGACGGCCGTCTTCAACCTGTGA
- a CDS encoding SAM-dependent methyltransferase, with protein MTAGPLNPQIDTSKPHPARVYDWLLGGKDNYPVDQTVGEKLPPEARANAARNRAFMHRASAWLAHRGVDQFLDVGTGIPTSPNLHQIVQAIMPTARIVYADNDPIVLRHAEALLVSSPEGATDYIHADVRKPELILERARELLDFDRPIALSLIALMHFLPDDQDPYGITRTLVDALPSGSYLVLSHGTADQHPELRAETEAAYKKGAIALRMRTRSEVEPFFDGLDLIAPGLVPAAEWYQEEPAPENERSGFYVGVARVK; from the coding sequence GTGACGGCCGGCCCGCTCAACCCCCAGATCGACACCAGCAAACCCCACCCGGCGCGCGTCTACGACTGGTTGCTCGGCGGCAAGGACAATTACCCGGTCGATCAGACGGTGGGGGAGAAACTGCCCCCGGAGGCGCGGGCCAATGCGGCGCGGAACCGGGCATTCATGCACCGGGCCTCCGCCTGGCTGGCGCACCGGGGCGTCGATCAGTTCCTCGACGTCGGGACCGGTATTCCCACCTCGCCGAACCTGCACCAGATCGTCCAGGCGATCATGCCCACGGCCCGGATCGTCTACGCGGACAACGACCCCATCGTTCTGCGTCATGCGGAGGCGCTGCTCGTCAGCAGCCCCGAAGGGGCCACCGACTACATCCACGCGGATGTGCGGAAGCCGGAGCTGATCCTCGAACGAGCCCGTGAACTGCTGGACTTCGACAGGCCCATCGCCCTGTCCCTGATCGCGCTCATGCATTTCCTGCCCGACGACCAGGACCCGTACGGCATCACCCGCACCCTGGTGGACGCCCTGCCGTCGGGCAGCTATCTGGTCCTGTCGCACGGTACGGCCGACCAGCATCCGGAGCTACGCGCCGAGACCGAGGCCGCGTACAAGAAGGGCGCCATCGCGCTGCGGATGCGCACGCGCAGTGAGGTCGAGCCGTTCTTCGACGGTCTGGACCTCATCGCGCCGGGGCTGGTGCCGGCTGCGGAGTGGTACCAGGAGGAGCCGGCTCCGGAGAACGAACGGAGCGGATTCTACGTGGGTGTTGCGCGCGTGAAGTGA
- a CDS encoding GNAT family N-acetyltransferase: protein MYIQSRSFDHPDAVKLNDEVQLEYAERYGDEGDVTPLDPSMFRPPNGLYLLAYDESGTPVATGGWRTQDRNDEGYSDGDAELKRMFVTRDGRGQGLARRILAALEADARAAGRTRMVLETGNQQPEAIALYTSSGYTPCEKFGYYRTYESSLCFAKPLQES from the coding sequence ATGTATATCCAGTCCCGGTCCTTCGACCACCCCGACGCCGTCAAACTCAACGACGAGGTGCAGCTCGAGTACGCCGAGCGCTACGGGGACGAGGGCGATGTCACACCGCTCGACCCGTCGATGTTCCGGCCGCCGAACGGTCTGTATCTGCTCGCCTACGACGAGTCGGGCACACCGGTCGCCACCGGCGGCTGGCGCACGCAGGACCGGAACGACGAGGGCTACTCCGACGGCGACGCCGAGCTCAAGCGGATGTTCGTGACCCGGGATGGCCGCGGACAGGGTCTGGCCCGCCGTATCCTCGCCGCCCTCGAAGCGGACGCACGGGCGGCGGGCCGCACCCGGATGGTGCTGGAGACCGGCAACCAGCAACCGGAGGCCATCGCGCTGTACACCTCCAGCGGTTACACCCCCTGCGAGAAGTTCGGCTACTACCGCACCTACGAGAGCAGCCTCTGCTTCGCCAAACCGCTCCAGGAGTCGTGA
- a CDS encoding SDR family oxidoreductase, translating to MSGRRSLEGQVVVVTGAARGVGELLARKLSARGAKLALVGLEPDELKKVSERLHSESDHWYADVTDHVAMAQVAQEVKERFGKVDVVVANAGVASGGPFVDSDPDSWRRVIEVNLIGGAVTGRAFLPVLMESRGYFLQIASLAAITPAPMMTAYCASKSGVEAFAHSLRAEVGHRGVKVGVGYLSWTDTDMVRGADEDDVMRELRQRLPWPANRTYPLGPAIDRIVAGIERRSAHVYAQWWLRGMQSVRGYLPAVIGVVGQREMKRFGPRLEGVSKGLVGAGGAADESARGVGGAGGARDAGTQRD from the coding sequence ATGAGCGGCAGGCGCAGTCTCGAAGGGCAGGTCGTGGTCGTCACCGGCGCGGCGCGCGGCGTGGGCGAACTGCTGGCCCGCAAGCTCTCGGCGCGCGGTGCGAAGCTGGCGCTGGTCGGCCTGGAGCCGGACGAGCTGAAGAAGGTCTCCGAGCGGCTGCACTCGGAGAGCGACCACTGGTACGCGGACGTCACCGACCATGTGGCGATGGCGCAGGTCGCGCAGGAGGTGAAGGAGCGGTTCGGCAAGGTCGATGTCGTCGTCGCCAATGCGGGGGTCGCCTCGGGCGGGCCGTTCGTCGACTCCGACCCGGATTCGTGGCGGCGGGTCATCGAGGTCAATCTGATCGGTGGCGCGGTGACGGGGCGGGCGTTCCTGCCCGTACTGATGGAGAGCCGCGGGTACTTCCTGCAGATAGCGTCGCTCGCCGCGATCACTCCGGCGCCGATGATGACCGCGTACTGCGCGTCGAAGTCGGGCGTGGAGGCGTTCGCCCACAGCCTGCGGGCGGAGGTCGGCCACCGGGGAGTGAAGGTCGGCGTCGGCTATCTGTCCTGGACGGACACCGACATGGTGCGGGGCGCCGACGAGGACGACGTCATGCGGGAGTTGCGGCAGCGGCTGCCGTGGCCGGCGAACCGTACGTATCCGCTGGGCCCGGCGATCGACCGGATCGTGGCCGGCATCGAACGGCGTTCCGCGCATGTGTACGCGCAGTGGTGGCTGCGGGGCATGCAGTCGGTACGGGGCTACCTGCCGGCGGTCATCGGGGTGGTCGGGCAGCGGGAGATGAAGCGGTTCGGACCGCGGCTGGAGGGCGTGAGCAAGGGGCTCGTGGGGGCCGGGGGTGCGGCGGACGAGAGTGCGCGGGGCGTGGGAGGAGCGGGGGGTGCGCGGGATGCGGGCACTCAGCGTGACTGA
- a CDS encoding DUF2087 domain-containing protein yields the protein MPDNDPSSSHGVAALFSRGRLTAIPRKPARREQLLVHLTRTLFEPDRTYSEREVNEALLTVHDDYSALRRYLVVAGLLTRPKDGSSYRRTLTG from the coding sequence ATGCCTGACAACGATCCGAGCAGTTCACACGGGGTCGCCGCCCTGTTCTCCCGCGGTCGGCTGACCGCGATCCCCCGCAAGCCGGCCCGCCGCGAACAGCTGCTCGTGCACCTCACCCGGACGCTGTTCGAGCCGGACCGCACGTACAGCGAGCGCGAGGTCAACGAGGCACTGCTGACGGTGCACGACGACTACTCGGCGCTGCGCCGCTATCTGGTGGTGGCGGGCCTGCTGACCCGCCCCAAGGACGGCAGCAGCTACCGCCGCACCCTCACAGGTTGA
- a CDS encoding flavin-containing monooxygenase, which yields MAQHEHVRVAVIGSGFGGLGAAVRLRREGITDFVVLERADSVGGTWRDNSYPGCACDVPSHLYSFSFAPNPEWPRTFSGQEHIRAYLERVADTFGLRPHIRLGHEVTMMRWDDDELNWTIESANGTTIVADVVVSATGPLSDPKMPDIPGLADFPGKVFHSARWDHDYDLTGKRVAMIGTGASAIQIVPSIQPKAGKLTLFQRTPPWVMPRMDRSISGAERWLHRTLPFTGAARRGLLWGIRELQVSAFTKHPNELGLVERIARSNIARAIKDPALRAKLTPSYRIGCKRILLSSAYYPALAQPNVDVVASGLTEVRGSTVVAADGTETEVDVIIFGTGFHVTDMPIADRVVGAEGITLAESWKDGMQSLRGATAAGFPNWMTIIGPNTGLGNSSMILMIESQLNYMADYLRQLDILGGRAALGARRSAVGAWNRRVQERMKRTVWNTGGCTSWYLDANGRNTTVWPGTTGEFRRATRTVDLGEYEVIRPRKADAAEAVVARKSAAGKAVAEEVAR from the coding sequence ATGGCCCAGCACGAGCATGTACGAGTGGCGGTGATCGGATCCGGATTCGGGGGCCTGGGGGCCGCGGTCCGGCTGCGCCGCGAAGGCATCACCGACTTCGTCGTCCTGGAACGCGCCGACTCCGTCGGCGGCACCTGGCGCGACAACAGCTATCCGGGCTGTGCCTGCGACGTACCGTCCCACCTCTACTCGTTCTCGTTCGCCCCCAACCCGGAGTGGCCGCGCACCTTTTCCGGGCAGGAGCACATCCGCGCCTACCTGGAGCGCGTCGCCGACACCTTCGGGCTGCGTCCGCACATCAGGCTGGGTCACGAAGTGACGATGATGCGGTGGGACGACGACGAGCTGAACTGGACGATCGAGTCCGCGAACGGGACCACGATCGTCGCCGATGTCGTCGTCTCCGCGACCGGCCCGCTCTCCGACCCGAAGATGCCGGACATCCCCGGTCTCGCCGACTTCCCCGGCAAGGTCTTCCACTCGGCCCGCTGGGACCACGACTACGACCTGACCGGCAAGCGCGTCGCCATGATCGGCACCGGCGCCTCCGCCATCCAGATCGTGCCGTCGATCCAGCCGAAGGCCGGGAAACTGACCCTGTTCCAGCGCACCCCGCCGTGGGTCATGCCACGCATGGACCGCAGCATCAGCGGTGCCGAGCGGTGGCTGCACCGCACGCTGCCGTTCACCGGCGCCGCGCGCCGCGGACTGCTGTGGGGCATAAGGGAGTTGCAGGTCAGCGCCTTCACCAAGCACCCGAACGAGCTCGGTCTCGTCGAGAGGATAGCCAGGTCCAACATCGCCCGGGCCATCAAGGATCCGGCGCTGCGGGCCAAGCTGACCCCCTCGTACCGCATCGGCTGCAAGCGGATCCTGCTCTCCAGCGCCTACTACCCGGCTCTCGCCCAGCCCAATGTGGATGTGGTCGCCTCCGGGCTGACGGAGGTGCGCGGCTCCACCGTCGTCGCCGCCGACGGTACGGAGACCGAGGTCGACGTGATCATCTTCGGCACCGGCTTCCATGTGACGGACATGCCGATCGCCGACCGGGTCGTCGGCGCGGAGGGCATCACGCTCGCCGAGTCCTGGAAGGACGGCATGCAGTCGCTGCGGGGCGCCACCGCTGCGGGCTTCCCCAACTGGATGACGATCATCGGCCCCAACACCGGGCTGGGGAACTCCTCCATGATCCTGATGATCGAGTCCCAGCTGAACTACATGGCGGACTATCTGCGCCAGCTGGACATCCTCGGCGGACGGGCCGCGCTCGGTGCGCGGAGGTCGGCGGTCGGGGCATGGAACCGGCGGGTCCAGGAGCGGATGAAGCGGACCGTCTGGAACACCGGCGGCTGCACCAGCTGGTACCTGGACGCCAACGGGCGCAACACCACGGTCTGGCCGGGGACGACAGGTGAGTTCCGCCGGGCGACACGGACGGTGGACCTCGGGGAGTACGAGGTCATCCGGCCCCGGAAGGCTGATGCCGCCGAGGCCGTCGTCGCCCGGAAGTCCGCCGCCGGGAAGGCCGTTGCCGAGGAGGTCGCGCGATGA
- a CDS encoding alpha/beta fold hydrolase: protein MSRLLRREDVPPVPARELTAVSADGSRIHVEVYGPDGAPAVVLAHGWTCNTHFWAAQIRDLAVDHRVVAYDQRGHGRTPAVGPEGYSTDALADDLEAVLAAALAPGEQAVLAGHSMGGMTLMAASRRAGLREHAAAVLLCSTGSSRLIAESLVVPMRAGAVRTRMTRAILGARAPLGPVTPVSKRILKYATMGAGSAPERVESCARIVHACPRASRVAWGHVLAELDLDAGVRELRVPTAVIAGTEDRLTPPVHARALVAALPDCLGLTELAGMGHMTPVEAPEVVTAKIRELVAGYVTPVTGTVGGSVEEEVV, encoded by the coding sequence ATGAGCCGGCTGCTGCGACGCGAGGACGTCCCGCCGGTGCCCGCGCGCGAACTGACCGCCGTCTCCGCCGACGGCTCCCGCATCCACGTCGAGGTGTACGGGCCGGACGGCGCCCCCGCGGTGGTGCTGGCGCACGGCTGGACCTGCAACACCCACTTCTGGGCCGCGCAGATCCGGGACCTGGCGGTGGACCACCGGGTCGTCGCCTACGACCAGCGCGGACACGGACGTACGCCCGCGGTCGGTCCCGAGGGATACAGCACCGACGCGCTCGCCGACGACCTCGAAGCGGTGCTGGCCGCCGCTCTCGCCCCCGGCGAGCAGGCGGTGCTCGCCGGGCACTCCATGGGCGGCATGACGCTGATGGCCGCCTCGCGGCGGGCCGGGCTGCGTGAGCACGCGGCAGCCGTACTGCTGTGCAGCACCGGCAGTTCGCGGCTGATCGCCGAGTCGCTCGTCGTGCCGATGCGGGCCGGCGCCGTCCGGACCCGGATGACCCGCGCGATCCTCGGGGCGCGGGCCCCGCTCGGGCCGGTCACACCCGTCTCGAAGCGGATTCTCAAGTACGCGACGATGGGCGCCGGTTCGGCGCCGGAGCGGGTCGAGTCCTGTGCCAGGATCGTGCACGCCTGTCCGCGGGCGTCGCGGGTCGCCTGGGGGCATGTGCTCGCGGAACTCGATCTCGACGCGGGGGTACGGGAGTTGCGGGTGCCCACGGCGGTGATCGCCGGCACGGAGGACCGGCTGACACCGCCCGTCCACGCCCGTGCCCTCGTGGCCGCGCTGCCCGACTGTCTGGGGCTGACCGAGCTGGCGGGCATGGGCCACATGACACCGGTGGAGGCGCCGGAGGTGGTCACCGCGAAAATCCGGGAACTGGTCGCCGGGTATGTCACCCCTGTCACCGGCACGGTCGGTGGCAGTGTTGAGGAGGAGGTCGTATGA
- a CDS encoding MerR family transcriptional regulator, translated as MEELAREAGIPVRTVRFYRERGLIAPPRREGRIAWYDDHHLARLRTIAGLLERGHTLTGIADLARTFESGRDVAEVLGLGEPTEETPVRLTPEQLADYFEGEVTPENLAAALDLGYLATDGDEIVHISRRLLEVSAELVREGVPLSTVLSAGRRVREHADALAELFVGVMRAHSTEAEPAQLRPLARAVVDAELSMAFDRRLRRDDGTRPKPSEPKMPET; from the coding sequence ATGGAGGAGCTGGCCAGGGAGGCCGGCATCCCCGTACGGACCGTGCGCTTCTACCGGGAGCGCGGACTGATCGCGCCACCGCGCCGGGAGGGACGCATCGCCTGGTACGACGACCATCACCTTGCGCGACTGCGGACGATCGCCGGCCTGCTGGAGCGCGGCCACACCCTCACCGGAATCGCCGATCTGGCCCGGACGTTCGAGAGCGGCCGCGATGTCGCCGAGGTGCTGGGGCTGGGCGAACCGACCGAGGAGACCCCGGTCCGCCTCACGCCCGAACAGCTCGCGGACTACTTCGAGGGCGAGGTCACCCCGGAGAACCTCGCCGCCGCCCTGGACCTCGGATATCTCGCCACCGACGGCGACGAGATCGTGCACATCAGCCGCCGCCTCCTGGAGGTGTCGGCGGAGTTGGTACGGGAAGGGGTGCCGCTCTCCACGGTGCTCTCGGCGGGCCGCCGGGTCCGCGAACACGCGGACGCGCTCGCCGAACTCTTCGTCGGGGTGATGCGGGCCCACTCCACCGAGGCCGAACCGGCCCAACTCCGCCCGCTCGCCCGCGCGGTGGTGGACGCGGAACTCTCGATGGCCTTCGACCGCAGGCTGCGCCGCGACGACGGCACCCGGCCGAAGCCCTCGGAGCCGAAGATGCCGGAGACGTAG